The following are encoded in a window of Candidatus Anstonellales archaeon genomic DNA:
- a CDS encoding DNA-directed RNA polymerase subunit D, which produces MKVKVVYEDNERIELKLEDTKTYFANALRRLSMTAVPVMAIDTITVYENTSSSFDEYISHRLGLIPLKTPSSYPKNSSCTLILHKEGPCTVYSSDLKSKDQSVKPSFPNIPIIKLLEHQSIRIEAHAVFGTGSKHAKFQPCLASYEKNTENSFSFFVESFHQLPPRKILLQAAELLEEKAEEFEKHLSKMK; this is translated from the coding sequence ATGAAGGTTAAAGTCGTTTATGAAGATAACGAGAGAATAGAGCTTAAGCTTGAGGACACCAAAACATATTTTGCAAATGCTCTTCGGCGCCTTTCAATGACAGCAGTGCCAGTAATGGCAATTGATACTATAACTGTTTATGAAAATACCTCGTCATCATTTGACGAGTACATCTCACACCGACTTGGCTTGATTCCCCTAAAAACTCCTTCCAGCTATCCAAAAAATTCTTCATGTACTCTCATATTGCATAAAGAAGGTCCCTGTACGGTCTACTCCTCTGATTTAAAAAGCAAGGACCAAAGCGTAAAGCCGTCATTTCCAAACATACCCATAATAAAACTTCTCGAACATCAATCAATAAGGATAGAAGCACACGCTGTTTTTGGAACAGGCTCAAAGCATGCAAAATTTCAGCCATGTCTTGCTTCGTATGAAAAGAATACTGAAAACTCGTTTTCATTCTTTGTTGAGTCGTTTCATCAGTTGCCACCAAGGAAGATACTGTTACAAGCAGCTGAATTGCTTGAAGAAAAAGCAGAGGAATTTGAAAAGCACTTATCAAAAATGAAATAA
- the rplM gene encoding 50S ribosomal protein L13 yields the protein MLREKLTIDAKNTILGRLASKVAKYLLLGREVFIVNAEQALISGSLQKAKEKYLKRLTQKHKADPSRSPKWPKEAHRLLKRIIRGMLPKKTSRGKSALKRLKVFMGIPKELENEKFLTFSEFLGLSKRKTFSLLDLCREIGYKK from the coding sequence ATGCTTAGAGAGAAACTCACGATTGATGCAAAAAACACTATACTTGGAAGATTAGCTTCTAAGGTTGCCAAGTATCTTCTCCTAGGAAGAGAAGTTTTTATAGTGAATGCAGAACAGGCCTTGATTTCAGGGAGTCTCCAAAAGGCAAAGGAAAAATATCTCAAAAGGTTGACTCAAAAGCACAAGGCCGACCCATCGCGCTCTCCCAAATGGCCCAAAGAAGCCCACAGACTACTAAAAAGAATAATACGCGGTATGCTCCCAAAAAAGACATCGAGAGGGAAGAGCGCATTGAAACGCCTAAAGGTTTTTATGGGCATTCCAAAAGAGCTTGAAAATGAAAAATTTCTGACTTTCTCTGAGTTCCTAGGCTTATCAAAGAGGAAGACCTTTTCCCTACTTGACCTTTGCAGGGAAATAGGATACAAAAAATAG
- the rpsI gene encoding 30S ribosomal protein S9, with protein sequence MKNVSGKKKRLSKKKMIAIVTRGKRKESIARASIKNGKGLVSINGIPINAYSTPLARSIITEPLSAFPQLSQKVDIKVRVTGGGVIGQAQACRTAIARALLKHSGEDQTIKAQMQQIDRFLLLEDSRRVEPKKYKGPKARARFQKSYR encoded by the coding sequence ATGAAGAACGTCTCAGGTAAGAAAAAACGACTATCAAAAAAGAAAATGATTGCGATAGTCACACGCGGAAAGAGAAAAGAGAGTATTGCTAGGGCATCCATAAAAAACGGAAAAGGCTTGGTTAGCATCAATGGCATTCCCATCAATGCTTATTCAACGCCACTTGCTAGGTCTATAATAACTGAGCCGCTCTCTGCGTTTCCTCAACTATCCCAAAAAGTTGACATAAAAGTCCGAGTTACTGGGGGTGGGGTAATAGGACAGGCTCAAGCCTGCAGGACAGCAATAGCCAGAGCTCTTTTAAAACATTCAGGGGAAGACCAAACTATTAAAGCGCAAATGCAGCAGATAGATCGCTTTCTCCTATTGGAAGACTCTCGGAGAGTTGAACCCAAGAAATACAAGGGTCCAAAAGCACGTGCAAGGTTTCAAAAATCTTATAGATAA
- a CDS encoding DNA-directed RNA polymerase subunit N, translated as MYFPIRCFTCGQLIAHKYEPYQKKLSEGKSPASTLDELNIKRYCCRRMFLSHVEVADKIIKYEKL; from the coding sequence ATGTACTTTCCAATAAGATGTTTTACTTGTGGTCAACTAATAGCTCATAAATACGAACCTTACCAAAAAAAACTTTCAGAAGGAAAGAGCCCTGCAAGCACACTTGATGAACTAAACATAAAGAGATATTGTTGCCGCAGGATGTTTCTTTCTCACGTGGAGGTAGCTGATAAAATAATAAAATATGAGAAATTATAA
- the rpsB gene encoding 30S ribosomal protein S2 — protein MDSLLVKQEKYLESGIHIGTKLKVVDMEPYIYRKRSDGLYVLDLRKIDECLRAAAAEIGKYSSQDILVVASRTYAGNAAAKFSKIIGCKAILGRFIPGTFTNVSRSYFLEPKFVLVCDPKAERQAIVEAARMNIPVAALCDTDNPTTGVTFIVPCNNKGRRSLALIFYILAREYFMAQKRISSYDEFSLQPEDFESDDAYQETKEETKKSDVLSEPQAQDGQDAAVSETTAPKKQSKKKSLEKQKPLPPPVPQEEVTN, from the coding sequence ATGGATAGTCTTCTGGTAAAGCAAGAGAAATATCTTGAAAGTGGGATTCATATAGGCACAAAATTAAAAGTGGTCGATATGGAGCCCTACATATACCGAAAAAGAAGTGACGGATTATACGTGCTGGACCTTAGAAAAATTGACGAATGCCTTCGCGCGGCTGCAGCCGAAATAGGAAAGTACTCATCACAAGATATCCTCGTAGTAGCTTCTCGTACGTATGCAGGTAATGCAGCTGCAAAATTCTCAAAAATAATTGGCTGCAAAGCCATACTAGGTCGCTTTATACCCGGAACATTTACTAACGTTTCAAGATCATATTTCCTAGAGCCAAAATTTGTCCTTGTCTGCGACCCAAAAGCAGAGCGCCAGGCAATAGTTGAAGCTGCACGCATGAATATCCCCGTTGCTGCTTTGTGCGATACTGATAATCCAACAACAGGAGTCACTTTTATTGTACCGTGCAACAATAAAGGTCGCCGTTCCCTCGCCCTAATCTTCTATATATTAGCGCGTGAGTATTTTATGGCTCAGAAGCGCATTTCAAGCTATGATGAATTCTCCCTTCAGCCAGAGGATTTCGAGTCAGATGATGCTTATCAAGAAACAAAGGAAGAGACAAAAAAGAGCGATGTACTCTCCGAGCCTCAAGCCCAAGATGGACAAGATGCGGCTGTTAGTGAAACCACGGCTCCTAAGAAACAATCCAAAAAAAAGTCACTTGAAAAACAAAAACCCTTACCCCCTCCAGTGCCACAAGAAGAGGTAACCAATTAA